CGCCCCCAATGTATGGCTGGCTAAAAAAGGACTCACGGGAAAAGGAAAAGACGACTGGAAAGCCTGGTTCATCCCCACCGGAGGCGCAGCCTTCCTTCGATTGAAAAACCCGAACGATAAAGCCACACTCCAACAAGTGCGTCAAATGCTGGAAGAGCTGCCGGAAGGCTATAAAAAGCAATTCCGCATCATCGAAAAACCAGAGCTGGTGAAATCCGGCTGCGATCCGGAAGCTGTGCTGGCGCTGGCTGCCGTGCAGGGCATCACTTTCAACAGCGCTGCAACAGGCGAAGAGTTCCGCACCGGCAAAGGAGGAACACATGGATATTATCCTGATTTCGCAGAGATCCAGACCGGTTTTGTAGCCAGCGGAGCCGGTATCAGGAAAGGCGGTGTGATCCCGGTAATGAGTTTGACCGATGTGGCGCCTACCGTGGCCTACCTGTTAGGCATTGAACTGAAGTCAGCTACCGGTATCGTATACCCGGGAATGATGGAACAGAAGAAGAAATGATAACTCCGGCCCTGTATTAAAACAGCGTGGCGCCTCCTGATCCGGGGCGCCACATTTGTTTTACAATTCAAGGCTATACTTAACGGACTGAGAACTATTTTCTTTTTCTCCGGATAAGGATCACCGATCCAACAACCAGGATCAACGCCGGAATACCATAGATGTAAACATACCAGAGGATTTTCGCATTTGTTTTCCCGATAGCAACACGGATGTCCGCATGTTCTATGACCGTTTCATAAACGGGATATTTGTTATACACGAGCCAGCTATAGATGCCCAATGCTATATCGGATCCGTTGCCATAATTCGGCGACATAAAATCTGCATCGCTCAACACCACGATCCGTTGTTCTTTATTGTTAATCTTCCTGGTGAGTCTAACGCCCAGTATGTATTCAGATCTTTGCCAATCACCTGCCCCGGGATCAAAAACAGGTTTTGCAGAATCCGGCACATACAATCCATTCTCCACCCAGATCTGCTTGCCGGGTAGTGGGATGATCGGTTCCGCTTTGAAGCCCAGCGTATCTTTGAAACTGATATGACAAGCCCCGGCAAATCCTCCTTTGGCAAGATCTTTCCCCACCCGCTGTGCTATTTGCAACGCCTTTTCCCTTGCCATATAACGGCCGGTCTCATTGATCGCTCCAATGAAAAAATCAGAAGCCTGGTGCAAACGGGGCATCACCAATCTTCCGTTTTCAAGTTGGACACCTATTGTATGCAGCATGGAGTTAAGTACATATTGCTTTCCCGGCTCTGCATAAAACAACAGGTTACCGCCTTTTTCGATATGCTGCTGTACCCTGGCAAGTTCCAACGGCGTCAGTTCTGATTTTGGATCAGCAATTACCAGCAGGTCTGTTCCAACAGGGATTTCCCGATGCAGTAAGGAAAGAGTATCTGCATTCAGACCTCTGTTGATCATGGATAACCGGTTTGCCTGCACATTGGTATGACCCCCAAATTCCCTTTCTCCGTTTCTCCATGGACTGCGTTCATAATGTCCGGTAGTGAACAGCACCCTGGGAATATTATTTTTCGATATTTCCCGGATACTGGCTGCAACATTGGATTGCTCTGGCCATAGCGGTGAATCGAAGGTCCTCAAAAATGATTTCCTCCCTTTATATTCCAGCTCCATCAGCAGTCGCCACATATCTTCCCTCCCCATATCCGTGATCTTGTTGATCTCTCCGGGCTTTCTGAACCCGGCGGTATCAACCTTGAACAGCCTGGCAAATTGGGCGGCGATCTGGTGGATATTCTTTTTCGGGCTGGATTTATACAAGGTGCTGTCACCTGGCTTGATATCGTAGTAGTATTCGTATTTCAATTGGATATTGGGGTAAAATCGAAGAAACCTGTCCCAGAACCCCCAGATGTATTCATTTCTCGCTACAGGCAACCCGTCTCTTGCACCTCTGTTCAACAGGTTAGTATACAGTGTAACGGTGAGCGGGGAACCATCCAGTTCTTTGAGCACAGATTGCATGGCGGTATCGATGGTGTTCAATTTGTTCGTCGTTACATCGTAATACCCCACATAACCAGGCCTGGAGCTGAAATACCCGGTGATCAGAATAACTGCAATCAACATGAAATACCTGGAAAATGAAACGGTCCATTTTTTCGATTCCTGTTTACTTTTCAGATTGATCATAGCCAGCCCAAGGAACAAAACAACCACCAGGATAAAATAAAAGATATCCCTTGTGGTGATCAGTCCAAGGATCAGATTTTCGGTTCTGCCGGCCAGTGAGAGGAACCAGGTAATGTCCCGTATGAAATCATATTCCTGCAAGATCCCTCCCACCAGGTTGATCAGGAAAAATGCAATAAAGGTTGCGATACCAGCCACGATCTGATAATTGGTGATACAGGAGATGAAAAGCCCGATGGCCATATAAGTACTGGACAAACAGAAAAAGCCCAGTAACATTGAACAGTACCATTTGAATTCCGCATGCTGTATACTGAAGTATCCTGTAAACAATAACAAAGCAATGGCTGACAGCAATGCCAGGTTGAGGGCAGTGAGTCCAACAAACTTGCCGAGCACAATTTCACGGATGCTGACGGGAGAAGAGCTCAGCAGCTTCATGGTACCGGCATTTACTTCCCTGTTGATGGTACCCATTGTGAGCAGGGGTATGAACAGGTAAAGATATTCCAGCATTTTACCGATGGAGCTATTGAATAAGTTAAACGTAAGGGGGCCGTCAAATCCAAGCCAGCCGGGGTTATTGGCGATCTGCAGCTCCTGCACCCTTGCAAAATCCATCAGTGGATTAAGAAATTGAATACCGGTGATCACGAAAAATACCACCAGTACGATCCAGGCTACCGGTGAATAGAACAAGGTCCTGAATTCAGCTCTGGCTATCTTACAAATTATTTTCATGGCGAACTTAGATTACGAATGATTGAAAAAGTTGGTCGGTTGCATCGGGTGAACCTCAATCACCGATCATTTCGATGATGCCTTCATTTTTGATGATCATCATACCCTGCCTGTCTTCTGTAATACCATCCTTCAATCTGTAGGTGTAACGGGGTATATTTGCTTCCAGCATTGTAGGCATGTATTTGAACTGGATATTGTTCCGGTGCTTCAGCTGCTCTCCCACTTCTATGATATGGGTGCTCACAATGAACAGGCAGTTCTCATATTCAGCAAAGGCCTGAGTTACCGCGAGTGTACCATCAAAAGCATCTTTCACATTCGTGCCTTTGAACAATTCATCGAACATCAGCAACAGGTGCCTGCCGGTGCAGGTTGAGTTGGCCGCCTGTTTTACCCTTACCACTTCTGCATAGAAATGGCTATAGCCGAGCGCGATATTATCAGACACATTGATGCTGGAATAAATTCCTTCCCGTACAGAGAACTCCATCGATCCGGCAGCAACAGGAAAACCGATATGCGAGAGATACAGGGATATGCCGATGGTTTTCATCCAGGTTGATTTACCAGCCATATTGGCGCCGGTCAGAAATATCACATTGCTTTTGTGCTGCATGGCAATATCGTTGCCGATGGCATTATCGATGCAGGGATGTTTAAGACCGTTTGCACGAAGCATATTGGCGGCTTTTGGCATGGCAGCAGCCCAGGTAAATCCTTTGGAGAATGCCACATTGCCTACGGCGATGTTCACATCCAGCTCTGCAATGAAATGCAGCAGATCCACCACCTGTGCATTGAACCTGTTCTTCAGTAAATGATCGTAGCTGGCGATCCGCCTTACCGGGATATCGGAGTAGATATCTGTTTCAATCAGGCCGGCCAGTTCCGGCGTTTGAAGTATTGATCGCACTTCCTGTATACGATTCAGAAAAGGTCCGCCCATCAACTGTAACTGCTCAGCTATGGTAAGGCATTTTTTCAGGGTAATGATGGTGGCCTGCAGGCCCTGGATCAGGGCTTTGAATCTTTCATCCCGCGTGAGGGCCGACAAAGTCTTTTTCAACAGTATCCCGGCAAAAGTACTCAACTGAGTACTGCCGGCGCCAACATCGATATATTCGCGCATCTGCAAAACCTGTTGAGGATCGAACGGGAATTGCAGCCTGGCTTCCTGGAAGAACCGGAATACAGCCGTCCGCTGATTGATGATATTTTCATCCGTTAGTGGATTCCTGAACAACTGATCAAGCAGCTGCTCTCCCCCTCTTGTTTTTACCTGGTTGAAAAGTGAGTACACGGAACCCTGTTTGAACTTCCCCATCAGGTTCAGCTCATCCAGTGATTGCCTGTCTATTGTAAAGCTCATAATTGGTGATTGATTGAAATAATTTTAGCCATGCTTCTTCCCTGTTGCCAGCGATTCCAGGATGCCTTCATTGCGGATAATGATCATGCCATGCCTGTCGTCTGTAATGCCTTCCTGTAACGTATAGGTATATTCGGGAACAGTGCCGTTCATCCGCGTGGGCAAATAATGGAAACCGATATTCGGCTTTTGTTTTAATTCCTCTCCGGCTTCCACGATATGTGAAGAGATCAGGAACAGGCTGCTTTTCTTTCCTGCAAAAGCCTTTGTTACCGCCACGGTTCCTTCATGCGCATCTTTCACATTTGTTCCTCTGAACAATTCATCAAACAGCACGAAAAGCGATTTTTCTGCACACAGTTCAGCCGCTACTTTTTTCACACGCAGCACTTCTGCATAGAAATGACTGGCGCCGATCCCTAAATTATCAGGCAGGTTGATAGTGGTGAGCACGCCATCCATCACTGAAAAATCCAGGGATCTGGCTGCAATGGGAAAACCCATATGCGCAACATATACCGCTGTGCTGAATGCACGGAGAAAAGTGGACTTACCAGCCATATTGGCGCCAGTAAGAAAAACCACGGACTTACCCGCATGCATATGAAGATCATTGGCAACGGGAACCTTCAATTCAGGATGGTACACGCCTGTTGCTTTCAGGATATTACTGCCCCGGGGATAGGCCACGGGAAAAACGAATTGCCGCTTATTTGCCACCTGTGCTACAGATATGTATACATCGGTCTGATAAATGAATTGCAGCACGGTCTTTACTTTCCCCAACTCCTTCCTGCGTATCAGCATATCAAAAGCAGTAACTGCCCCGAATGAGAGCCTGCTGCCGGGCTTTTCTCTGAAAACAGGCTCCAGTGCAGGATCCAGCAGGAGCTCAAGTATTTCTTTTCTTTCGTCCTCCAACTGGGGGATCTGAACAATGGCGCCATTTTGAAGAAAATCCATCACGGAATGCAATAATTCTATCAGTGCGATAACACCTGTGCTGATCTCTTTTTCGCCCAGAATGGTTTGTTGACTGTCCTCACTGCCACCTGCATGCGAAATGTATTTTTCAACACTGTCCAGCAGCACGGCGTTAAAGGGAAAAACAACGCCTTCCTTTGCATAGGCTGAAATAATACCTGAACGTTTATTGATGGCTTCCAGATTGGACAATGGATTCCTGAACATTTTTTCCAGCAGCATTTCTCCGCCACGGGTGGAAGTATTGTTATAGATATCGTAAATGCCGGCCTGCTCTCTTTTCGCAAATAACCTGAGGTCTTCGATGGTTTGATCATCGGTGATGAGGAACATGATGAATCTTTTTATTGAATGACTCTATGCATTGATGTTTATTTCCTTTTCCTGCGGGTAAGCAGCATGATAGCACCCAGGAGCAATATGCCGGAACCGATGTACACGTACAGCCCGGTGATGAGCTTTGCTGTAGTGGATGATATTTTGAGGAAAAGATCGGGCGCCAGCGGATAATTGGTGTATACGGGATACCGGTTATACAATAGCCAGCTATAGAAAGCGGAATGAATTGTCCGTACCTTCATCCGGTTAATTCCCATGAAATCCGCATCTCCTGTAACGATGATCCTTTGCTCCCTGTTTCCGATCTTCCGGCTGAGCTTCAGCGCAATCAGGTATTCCTCTTTTTTCTGATCTCCACCGCCTGCATCGAATACTGGTGCTGCCGAATCCACTACCAGCACGCCATTTTCTATCCAGGTTTTATCATTGCCTGGCTGAGTGATCACGGGCTCAATGGTAAAACCATCAATGGCTTCATAACGCAGGTTCAATGAGCCCTCGTTCTCTACCATTCCTCCCCTGATCCCATATTGCTGGAACAATTCCATCGGTGCTTCTTTTGCAAGGAAATTGCCGGACCTGGTCAGCATGTTTTGAAAGATATGCGGCATCTCGTGTTCGTTGGGACTAACGATCATACCGTTTTCAGGATACACGCCAATGGTTTCGAGCACGGGCGCCAGTATGAATTGTTTACCGGGTTCGAGATAAAAGATGGCGTTGTTTCCTTCCCTGAGATAATCGATCAGTTTTTGTTTTTCTTCAGCACTGTAATCGGATTTTGGGTCGGCCACCACCAACAGATTGGTATTGGCAGGGATCGAATTGCCGGCAAGGGAAATCGTATCTGCATCCACACCTTCATTGATGAGGGCCCTTCTGGCTGATTTCTGCGTGGTATGATATCCATATTCCCTGCCAGCTAAACTCATTATGTTGCGTTCATAGTGCCCCGTTAGAAAATGAATGGATACGTTCTTATCCCGGGTGAGCCTTTTCAAAATAGCGGCAAAATGCGGCTGGTCCGGCCATACCTGGGGAGGCGTATAGGTTCGCAGGAATTCTTTTTTCCCTTTGTATTCCACCTGCATCACCAGTTTCATGTATTCAGGAGCGAGATCGATCTGCTTCCGGATCTCGGCGGGCGCTTTGAAAATGGACGGGCGGATATTGTACATTTCCGCTTCGATGGCCATGATCTCCTTCAGTGATTTACCCGGGTATTTCCTGTAATAGCTGCTGTCGCCATCCACAACATCATAATAGTATTCGTATTTGAATTCGATATTGGGATAGAACCTGATCAGGGGTTCCCATACATTCCAGATATAATTGTTGCGCGCCTGTGGAAGGCCGGCATAGGCATTCTTGTCGAGCAGGTTGGTATACAAGGTAACGGTGAGCGGCGATCCATCCAGCGATTTCAGTAGTTCCTGCATTTCAGGACGCAATGTATTCACCTGGTTCTTCGTTACATCGGAGTAAGCGATATACCCCGGCCTGGAGCTGAAATAGCCCAGGACCACAATGATCAGGGTAAGTACTGCATAACGGGCAGCATTAGCCGTCCATTTCCGTGATTCCTGCGTGCTTTGCAGTTTGATCAGCGCAAAACCGATGAACATGGAAATGACCAGCAGAAAATATAGTATGTCCCTGCTCGTTATCAAACCACTCATCATCTTCTCTGCTTTTCCGGAAATGGACAGGAAATGGGTAATATCCCTCACCAGGTCATATTGCTGCCATAATCCCGAAATTGCGGAGAGCACAAAAAAGCTGGCAAAAGTGATCACGGCAGCCACGATCTGGTAACCGGTAAGGCAGGATATGAACAGGCCAATGGCAGAATAAGCGCTGGTGAGCAGGAATACACCGAGTATGATGGAGAGATACCATCCGAATTCCCCATTCTGCGTATTCATTCGGATACTGGTAAGGATGATCGAAAAGATCGATAACAGCAGCAGGTTGAAGATCATCAGTCCGAAGAACTTTCCCAATACGATCTGCCGGGTTGTGACGGGAGATGAATACAACAATTTGATGGTGCCATTACTGATCTCACGGTTGATGATCCCCATCGTGAGCAGGGGGATGAAGAGGTAAAGATATTTTAGCATCAGCCCCGTGACTGTTCCGGCCAATACGGTGCCGATGCCTTTGTCGAAGCCCGGCCAGTCTTCATTCAGGTCCAGCATCACTTCCTGGTAGAGTACATAATTTCCCAGGGTATTGGTATACACCAGCACCATCGATACATAAAAAAGAAAAAGTACAAACCAGGCGATGGGTGAATAGAACAAATACCTCAGTTCCGCCCTTGCTATCTTGAATATTATTTTCATGGCCACAGAGTTTAGGCTTGTTGGGATAATTGTTTGAACACATCGTCCAGCACCGATCTTTCGAGGCTGATCTCTGTAAGCCTCCAGTTATGCTGCATGCTTGCAGCAATGATAGCTTCAGAGATAGCTGTATTGCCATGGAAGAATATCCTGTATTGTTTGTCGGTAAGGAACTGCACTTTGGTAACGCCGGGTATTTTCATCAATTCGTTTTCTGCCGGCGGATTTTCCATTCTCGCCAGCACGGCATTGGGTTGAATGTAATTGTTGAATGATTCCATCGAATCCGAGAAAACCATCCGGCCGCTTTCAATCATGATGATATCTCGGCAAAGCAGGTTGATCTCTGACAGTACATGGGAAGAAAGAAGAATGGTATGATCCTGTGCGATCTCTCTGATGAGTTTTCTCGCCTCGATGATCTGGTTGGGGTCAAGTCCATTGGTAGGTTCATCCAGGATCACGATACCGGGTTTGTGGATGATCGCCTGCGCAATACCTACCCGCTGTCTGTAGCCACCAGACAGGTTTTTGATCAGCCTCGAACTGAAATGACTGATACCGGTTCTGTCCATCACTTCGGCAACAGATTGTTTCACTTTTGTTTTTTCGATGAACCGAAGGTCTGCCGTATAAGTAAGGTATTCGTTCACGGTGAAGTCTGCATACAGTGGTGGCGTCTGCGGCAGAAAACCAAGTTGTTTTTTTGCCAGCCTTGGATTTTTCTTTTTATCTACACCATTGATATATACATTCCCTTCCGTTTGATTCAGCACCCCGCAGATGATATTCATGGTGGTGGATTTACCGGCGCCGTTGGAACCGAGCAGTCCGATCACTCCATGCTGACTGATCTCGAAATTGATATCGCGGATCGCCCAGGCACTGGAATACCTGTGGGAGAGATGCTCCACTTTCAATACTATGCTCATAACTCTATGATTGTTGTTTACATGATTTCAGGGAAATAATTTCGCTACCTGTGATTCATTACGATGGTCCTGTAATTGTTGGGAAATGCGGCGCCTGGTTTTCCGGTGAATACGAGTGTATTGGATTTGAATATCCAGTTGTTCACTGCTCCGGGAAAATTATTGCGGGGATTGAGTCCTGTTGTTGTGAAACTGCCGAGGAGGTTGCCTGTTGCCTGCTCTCTTATTTCAAAAATGTAATCCTGTACAGAAACATTTGCTTCCAGCTCAACAAAATCAGACATCGATTTGTATGCCAGATTGGCTACAAAGGAGCCATTGGGCGCTCCCTTGATGTTCACACTGATGGATTGCGTTTCACTGAAATTGGCAAAACGGAGATGGGTAGAACTGTCGCTGCGGTTGATGGGCGGCACATTGTCTTTCACCAGAAGGGACGCGGCATTAGATTTTTCGTGGAAAAGAAAAAGAGAATAGATCCCACTCTTTTGCAGGTCTGCCTCCACACTCAATACCGGCCGGTCATCAGGCATCGTGTCTTTCGAAGAATAAAATTCCACCCGCTGCATGGGCTTGTCCAAATAAAGCAGGTTATTGCGCTGATCATACAACTTATTCCGGATCTGAAGTGATGCATTGTACCGGATGGGATGCGCACCACTGAGATTCGTATACAGAGCAAGGCCATCATCCAGTGCATTGAACACCTGCATCGTTGCCGGATAACCTTCCTGTTCATTTTTATCACAGGAAGAAAATACAGTTGATAAACCCAGGAGCGACAATACCAAAAGCGTCCTGATCCGTGCCTTTTCAGGCCGGTTATGATGGAAATATGTAAATGACATGATCGGTTTTTTAGTGATGAATGTTCGGGTTAGCTACACTTGTTTTTACCTAACATTGTATTCAGGATTCTGTATCAAATGGCTGTTTTCGTTGATCTCACTCGCAGGGATGGGATACAGCAACTGGTAATCTCCCCACCAGGGTTGTTTGTAGGGAATGGTGCTGAGTACGCCGCCGGCCTTACCGGTCCTTTTCAGGTCGAACCAACGGTGGCCCCATTCGAGGAAGAGCTCTACCCTTCTCTCCTGTGCGATGGCATCGATCACCTGTTCGTCAGTAAGCTGATCGTCCAGCTCATCCAGTCCTGCCCTTCTTCTGAGTATATTGAGATCTTCGATGGCATTGCTTTTATCTGCTGGCATGAAGCGCATGATGGCTTCGGCCCTGATCAGGTGCAGCTCGGAGAGACGGATCACATTATAGTATTGCATTTTTTCAGCTTTTGTGTATTTGGCTGAAAGGAATACGGGACCAACCGTTGTTGTCCATAAAACCTTCCGTTGATCGTTCGCTTCAAATGCAGCAATCAGTTCATTGCTTATTTCATAGGAACGGTAGTAAGAACCACCGGGGAACGGCGTATTGAAAAGTATATATCCTTCCGGTGTTCCATTCTGCACCCAGGAATTATCGGAGGCAGGTTTCAATTGCAAGATCGTTTCCCTGTTATTGGGCAGGAAAGTATTGTTCAGGTTTTGTTCAACTGAAAACAATGCTGTGTTACCGATCACACTGGTAGCGCTGTTGATGGCGGGCTGGTATTCTCCCGTATACAGGTATACGCGCGCCAGCATCGCTTCAGCAAACCAGCGATTAATTCTTACCCTTTCATTCCTGCCCACTGAATAATCATCGGCCAGCAGCGACTTTGCCGTCAACAGGTCTGTTTTGATCTGTTCGTACACTTTTGCAACCGGCGCCCTGGGCAGGCTCTGGCTGCTTTTGAAATCGGCAGTGAGGACCAGCGGCACATCCCCGTAAAAATTGACGAGATAGAAATAGCTGAATGCACGAAGCGCCAGCGCTTCTCCTGTGAGTTCATTCCTTACACTGTCGGTCAGCAATGTGGAAGTGGAAGACCTGATACCTTCCAGGGCAGCATTGCAGTCGAA
This portion of the Pseudobacter ginsenosidimutans genome encodes:
- a CDS encoding ABC transporter permease subunit, encoding MKIICKIARAEFRTLFYSPVAWIVLVVFFVITGIQFLNPLMDFARVQELQIANNPGWLGFDGPLTFNLFNSSIGKMLEYLYLFIPLLTMGTINREVNAGTMKLLSSSPVSIREIVLGKFVGLTALNLALLSAIALLLFTGYFSIQHAEFKWYCSMLLGFFCLSSTYMAIGLFISCITNYQIVAGIATFIAFFLINLVGGILQEYDFIRDITWFLSLAGRTENLILGLITTRDIFYFILVVVLFLGLAMINLKSKQESKKWTVSFSRYFMLIAVILITGYFSSRPGYVGYYDVTTNKLNTIDTAMQSVLKELDGSPLTVTLYTNLLNRGARDGLPVARNEYIWGFWDRFLRFYPNIQLKYEYYYDIKPGDSTLYKSSPKKNIHQIAAQFARLFKVDTAGFRKPGEINKITDMGREDMWRLLMELEYKGRKSFLRTFDSPLWPEQSNVAASIREISKNNIPRVLFTTGHYERSPWRNGEREFGGHTNVQANRLSMINRGLNADTLSLLHREIPVGTDLLVIADPKSELTPLELARVQQHIEKGGNLLFYAEPGKQYVLNSMLHTIGVQLENGRLVMPRLHQASDFFIGAINETGRYMAREKALQIAQRVGKDLAKGGFAGACHISFKDTLGFKAEPIIPLPGKQIWVENGLYVPDSAKPVFDPGAGDWQRSEYILGVRLTRKINNKEQRIVVLSDADFMSPNYGNGSDIALGIYSWLVYNKYPVYETVIEHADIRVAIGKTNAKILWYVYIYGIPALILVVGSVILIRRKRK
- a CDS encoding Gldg family protein, whose protein sequence is MKIIFKIARAELRYLFYSPIAWFVLFLFYVSMVLVYTNTLGNYVLYQEVMLDLNEDWPGFDKGIGTVLAGTVTGLMLKYLYLFIPLLTMGIINREISNGTIKLLYSSPVTTRQIVLGKFFGLMIFNLLLLSIFSIILTSIRMNTQNGEFGWYLSIILGVFLLTSAYSAIGLFISCLTGYQIVAAVITFASFFVLSAISGLWQQYDLVRDITHFLSISGKAEKMMSGLITSRDILYFLLVISMFIGFALIKLQSTQESRKWTANAARYAVLTLIIVVLGYFSSRPGYIAYSDVTKNQVNTLRPEMQELLKSLDGSPLTVTLYTNLLDKNAYAGLPQARNNYIWNVWEPLIRFYPNIEFKYEYYYDVVDGDSSYYRKYPGKSLKEIMAIEAEMYNIRPSIFKAPAEIRKQIDLAPEYMKLVMQVEYKGKKEFLRTYTPPQVWPDQPHFAAILKRLTRDKNVSIHFLTGHYERNIMSLAGREYGYHTTQKSARRALINEGVDADTISLAGNSIPANTNLLVVADPKSDYSAEEKQKLIDYLREGNNAIFYLEPGKQFILAPVLETIGVYPENGMIVSPNEHEMPHIFQNMLTRSGNFLAKEAPMELFQQYGIRGGMVENEGSLNLRYEAIDGFTIEPVITQPGNDKTWIENGVLVVDSAAPVFDAGGGDQKKEEYLIALKLSRKIGNREQRIIVTGDADFMGINRMKVRTIHSAFYSWLLYNRYPVYTNYPLAPDLFLKISSTTAKLITGLYVYIGSGILLLGAIMLLTRRKRK
- a CDS encoding MutS-related protein; protein product: MFLITDDQTIEDLRLFAKREQAGIYDIYNNTSTRGGEMLLEKMFRNPLSNLEAINKRSGIISAYAKEGVVFPFNAVLLDSVEKYISHAGGSEDSQQTILGEKEISTGVIALIELLHSVMDFLQNGAIVQIPQLEDERKEILELLLDPALEPVFREKPGSRLSFGAVTAFDMLIRRKELGKVKTVLQFIYQTDVYISVAQVANKRQFVFPVAYPRGSNILKATGVYHPELKVPVANDLHMHAGKSVVFLTGANMAGKSTFLRAFSTAVYVAHMGFPIAARSLDFSVMDGVLTTINLPDNLGIGASHFYAEVLRVKKVAAELCAEKSLFVLFDELFRGTNVKDAHEGTVAVTKAFAGKKSSLFLISSHIVEAGEELKQKPNIGFHYLPTRMNGTVPEYTYTLQEGITDDRHGMIIIRNEGILESLATGKKHG
- a CDS encoding ABC transporter ATP-binding protein — encoded protein: MSIVLKVEHLSHRYSSAWAIRDINFEISQHGVIGLLGSNGAGKSTTMNIICGVLNQTEGNVYINGVDKKKNPRLAKKQLGFLPQTPPLYADFTVNEYLTYTADLRFIEKTKVKQSVAEVMDRTGISHFSSRLIKNLSGGYRQRVGIAQAIIHKPGIVILDEPTNGLDPNQIIEARKLIREIAQDHTILLSSHVLSEINLLCRDIIMIESGRMVFSDSMESFNNYIQPNAVLARMENPPAENELMKIPGVTKVQFLTDKQYRIFFHGNTAISEAIIAASMQHNWRLTEISLERSVLDDVFKQLSQQA
- a CDS encoding RagB/SusD family nutrient uptake outer membrane protein is translated as MLNKFLLTGIYAIIGGFTLTGCSKLLEIGPPINSITTEEIFENNKQAEWAIAAIYSKMINGVNTGMNTPQAITESVFSSGLSTILGGLSADELTAPTNLQNTDLHASNNKLTVVNSAKTAMIWESAYRTIFDCNAALEGIRSSTSTLLTDSVRNELTGEALALRAFSYFYLVNFYGDVPLVLTADFKSSQSLPRAPVAKVYEQIKTDLLTAKSLLADDYSVGRNERVRINRWFAEAMLARVYLYTGEYQPAINSATSVIGNTALFSVEQNLNNTFLPNNRETILQLKPASDNSWVQNGTPEGYILFNTPFPGGSYYRSYEISNELIAAFEANDQRKVLWTTTVGPVFLSAKYTKAEKMQYYNVIRLSELHLIRAEAIMRFMPADKSNAIEDLNILRRRAGLDELDDQLTDEQVIDAIAQERRVELFLEWGHRWFDLKRTGKAGGVLSTIPYKQPWWGDYQLLYPIPASEINENSHLIQNPEYNVR
- a CDS encoding MutS-related protein translates to MSFTIDRQSLDELNLMGKFKQGSVYSLFNQVKTRGGEQLLDQLFRNPLTDENIINQRTAVFRFFQEARLQFPFDPQQVLQMREYIDVGAGSTQLSTFAGILLKKTLSALTRDERFKALIQGLQATIITLKKCLTIAEQLQLMGGPFLNRIQEVRSILQTPELAGLIETDIYSDIPVRRIASYDHLLKNRFNAQVVDLLHFIAELDVNIAVGNVAFSKGFTWAAAMPKAANMLRANGLKHPCIDNAIGNDIAMQHKSNVIFLTGANMAGKSTWMKTIGISLYLSHIGFPVAAGSMEFSVREGIYSSINVSDNIALGYSHFYAEVVRVKQAANSTCTGRHLLLMFDELFKGTNVKDAFDGTLAVTQAFAEYENCLFIVSTHIIEVGEQLKHRNNIQFKYMPTMLEANIPRYTYRLKDGITEDRQGMMIIKNEGIIEMIGD